The Thermoanaerobaculia bacterium genome contains a region encoding:
- a CDS encoding MotA/TolQ/ExbB proton channel family protein yields the protein MAEILSLTLLAQTPTPATTGLAEAFGQSGPMAQVVLGLLLCFSIGSWAIFLWKILHLRRADRQSRKFLEIFRASKRFSEVSAATAKLASSPLVGIFQAGYAEIDHQIRAQPEDSTARGQYQIRSLTSVERTLRRALTGELEILTKSATFLGTTAAVTPFIGLFGTVWGIMGAFEDIGRTGSTSLVAVAPGIAEALINTATGLGAAIPALVGYNFLAGRFKRLRHQMEDFALEFLNLTERNFT from the coding sequence ATGGCTGAAATCCTCTCTCTGACCCTGCTCGCCCAGACCCCCACACCCGCGACGACAGGGCTCGCCGAGGCTTTCGGCCAGTCGGGGCCGATGGCCCAGGTGGTGCTCGGGCTGCTGCTGTGCTTCTCGATCGGCTCCTGGGCGATCTTTCTCTGGAAGATCCTCCACCTGCGGCGCGCCGACCGGCAGAGCCGCAAGTTCCTCGAGATCTTCCGCGCCAGCAAACGCTTCAGCGAGGTCAGCGCCGCCACCGCCAAGCTCGCCTCTTCGCCCCTGGTCGGAATCTTTCAGGCCGGCTACGCGGAGATCGACCACCAGATTCGCGCCCAGCCCGAGGATTCGACGGCACGTGGGCAGTACCAGATCCGCTCCCTGACCAGCGTCGAGCGGACGCTCCGGCGAGCTCTCACCGGCGAGCTCGAGATCCTCACGAAATCGGCCACCTTCCTCGGGACGACGGCCGCGGTGACCCCGTTCATCGGCCTGTTCGGCACGGTGTGGGGCATCATGGGGGCGTTCGAGGACATCGGACGTACGGGATCCACCTCCCTGGTCGCGGTCGCCCCCGGCATCGCCGAGGCGCTGATCAACACCGCCACCGGACTCGGCGCGGCGATTCCTGCCCTGGTGGGCTACAACTTCCTCGCCGGCCGCTTCAAGCGCCTGCGCCACCAGATGGAGGACTTCGCCCTCGAGTTCCTGAACCTGACCGAGCGCAATTTCACCTGA
- a CDS encoding RNA methyltransferase produces the protein MLEALRLGLRLQPVVATEEFLGSARGEEVLARLQRPPLVAAARILETLADADSPRGLLAVCSLPRTGLEGVTPRPREIWLYLDRIQDPGNLGALARVAEGLGAAGLLLSPGCADPNHPRALRASAGSLLRVPVAVHAEPAATAERFRAAPAQEVRWIGLEAHAGALPLAELGPRGSAETIVLALGAEGPGLSAPTRAQLHASVTIPLAGRLESLNVTVAAALVLSRLAPQLTPP, from the coding sequence GTGCTCGAAGCCCTTCGGCTCGGCCTTCGCCTGCAGCCGGTCGTCGCCACCGAGGAGTTCCTCGGCAGCGCTCGCGGCGAGGAGGTTCTTGCCCGCCTGCAGCGCCCGCCGCTGGTTGCCGCCGCCCGGATTCTCGAAACGCTTGCCGACGCCGACTCCCCCCGCGGCCTGCTGGCCGTTTGCAGCCTGCCGCGGACAGGACTCGAAGGGGTGACGCCGCGTCCGCGCGAGATCTGGCTCTATCTCGACCGGATCCAGGATCCGGGAAACCTCGGGGCGCTGGCCCGCGTCGCCGAAGGGCTGGGCGCCGCCGGCCTCTTGCTCTCTCCGGGCTGCGCCGACCCCAATCATCCGCGGGCGCTCCGGGCCTCGGCGGGCAGCCTCCTGCGGGTGCCGGTCGCCGTCCACGCCGAGCCGGCTGCGACCGCCGAACGCTTCCGCGCCGCGCCAGCGCAGGAGGTCCGTTGGATCGGCCTCGAGGCGCATGCCGGCGCGCTGCCTCTCGCCGAGCTCGGACCGCGAGGCAGCGCCGAAACGATCGTCCTCGCGCTCGGCGCGGAGGGCCCCGGGCTCTCCGCGCCGACGCGCGCACAGTTGCACGCCAGCGTGACGATTCCGCTCGCCGGCCGGCTCGAATCGCTCAACGTCACGGTCGCCGCGGCGCTGGTGCTGTCCCGGCTGGCACCGCAGCTCACGCCTCCTTGA
- a CDS encoding TonB C-terminal domain-containing protein: MTSTYAVTGVLERRQTDREGALLTRCALAAFGLHALLAIAALVLPRLEPEHKPPIEYVAVQIVPAARLGVERPRPSTPPPPAPEPPKAEPKPAPPEIAPPPDTPTLREPAAAKPAPKPGPAPAATKPAPQPAAPAAEPEVQGSERGSTNALALGAAVAGLDNPDFVYGYYVDQMLSMIQRNWVRPMVGSGVEATVHYRIQRDGRIVEVRIATSSGINSFDLAALRAVQSSTPLPPLPRAFREGSLGVNLIFR; encoded by the coding sequence GTGACCTCGACGTACGCGGTCACCGGAGTGCTCGAGCGCCGCCAGACCGACCGGGAAGGCGCCCTCCTGACGCGCTGCGCCCTGGCGGCCTTCGGCTTGCACGCGCTGCTGGCCATCGCGGCCCTGGTGCTGCCCCGCCTCGAGCCCGAGCACAAGCCCCCGATCGAGTACGTCGCGGTGCAGATCGTCCCCGCCGCACGGCTCGGCGTCGAGCGGCCCCGGCCGTCGACACCCCCACCCCCGGCGCCGGAGCCGCCAAAGGCGGAGCCCAAGCCGGCGCCGCCCGAGATCGCCCCGCCGCCCGACACGCCCACCCTGCGCGAGCCCGCGGCAGCGAAGCCCGCGCCCAAACCGGGTCCGGCCCCTGCCGCGACGAAACCCGCCCCGCAGCCCGCGGCGCCGGCCGCCGAGCCTGAAGTCCAGGGCAGCGAGCGCGGCAGCACGAACGCGCTCGCGCTCGGCGCCGCGGTCGCCGGCCTCGACAACCCCGATTTCGTCTACGGTTACTATGTCGACCAGATGCTCTCGATGATCCAGCGCAACTGGGTGAGGCCGATGGTTGGCTCGGGCGTCGAGGCGACGGTGCACTATCGAATCCAGCGCGACGGCAGGATCGTGGAAGTGCGCATCGCGACCTCCTCCGGCATCAACTCCTTCGATCTCGCGGCGCTGCGCGCCGTGCAATCCTCGACTCCCCTGCCGCCGCTCCCGCGCGCCTTCCGCGAGGGTTCGCTCGGCGTCAACCTGATCTTCCGATGA
- a CDS encoding DUF84 family protein: MAPDLREFLGEFQRGIEVCVADSGADTLLGVRDAFRRFFRSDSGEVAPVAVVQQELAAPLTGLPLSDVEAIARARRSVQRMAAELPGVYHFYLAVEACYHSLDLDGETPFFVRSWAVLRGGAGETLGSSGSLQLPPHLVDGLGMDQLPHSIPGTRRSGGIVASLTGGLESRRSAVAEATLHALSTQFFGILDTRRTRR, from the coding sequence ATGGCGCCCGATCTTAGGGAGTTCCTCGGGGAATTCCAACGCGGTATCGAAGTCTGCGTCGCCGACTCCGGCGCCGACACCCTGCTCGGTGTCCGTGACGCTTTCCGGCGCTTCTTCCGCAGTGATTCGGGCGAGGTGGCTCCGGTCGCCGTGGTGCAGCAGGAGCTCGCGGCCCCCCTCACCGGCCTGCCGCTGTCGGATGTCGAAGCGATCGCCCGCGCGCGCCGGTCGGTGCAGCGGATGGCAGCCGAGCTCCCGGGCGTCTACCACTTCTATCTCGCCGTCGAGGCCTGCTACCACAGCCTCGACCTCGACGGGGAGACGCCGTTCTTCGTGCGCAGCTGGGCGGTGCTGCGCGGTGGGGCCGGTGAGACGCTGGGTTCCAGCGGTTCGCTGCAGCTGCCGCCGCATCTGGTCGACGGCCTGGGCATGGACCAGCTGCCACATTCGATTCCCGGCACGCGCAGGAGCGGTGGCATCGTAGCCTCCCTGACCGGTGGCCTCGAGAGCCGGCGATCCGCCGTCGCGGAGGCTACGCTGCATGCGCTGTCGACGCAGTTCTTCGGGATATTGGATACGCGGCGCACGCGCCGCTAG
- a CDS encoding electron transfer flavoprotein subunit alpha/FixB family protein, whose translation MAKVCAVLQQREGKIHRMAWEAVAAAQQLAALSGGKASAVLLGSGVAGLAAEVAGCDLESVRVIDQPMLADYTPGGYVAALAGWMALDRPEVVLFPHTYQTVEYMPRLALAAGAAIIPEGLSFEAAEPGGGTIWKRPILGGKLHARVRAKGDGATMVSLQSGAFSADARQAGTAPVQAVDLDLASASAWREILGVEQVGGETVDLSKADIIVAIGRGIGGADKMGPVEELARLLKADIGASRPVIDSGWLPRDRQIGSSGQTVAPKLYLAFGISGAIQHLVGMKGSACIVAVNKDAGAPIFKIASYGIVGDLHEVIPAMVAALKEA comes from the coding sequence ATGGCGAAAGTCTGCGCAGTCCTGCAGCAGCGTGAAGGCAAGATTCACCGCATGGCCTGGGAGGCCGTGGCGGCCGCCCAGCAGCTCGCGGCTCTCTCCGGCGGCAAGGCCTCGGCGGTCCTCCTCGGCAGCGGCGTCGCCGGCCTCGCCGCCGAGGTCGCGGGCTGCGATCTCGAGTCGGTGCGCGTCATCGACCAGCCGATGCTCGCGGACTACACCCCGGGCGGCTATGTCGCGGCTCTCGCCGGCTGGATGGCGCTCGACCGGCCGGAGGTGGTGCTCTTCCCCCACACCTACCAGACGGTCGAGTACATGCCCCGTCTGGCGCTCGCCGCCGGCGCGGCGATCATCCCCGAGGGACTCTCTTTCGAGGCCGCAGAACCCGGCGGCGGCACCATCTGGAAGCGCCCGATCCTCGGCGGCAAGCTGCACGCCAGAGTGCGCGCCAAGGGGGACGGAGCGACGATGGTCTCCCTCCAGTCGGGCGCCTTCTCGGCGGACGCGCGGCAGGCGGGCACGGCGCCGGTCCAGGCGGTGGATCTGGACCTCGCCTCGGCCTCCGCGTGGCGGGAGATCCTCGGCGTCGAGCAGGTCGGCGGCGAGACCGTCGACCTCTCGAAGGCCGACATCATCGTGGCGATCGGCCGCGGCATCGGCGGCGCCGACAAGATGGGCCCGGTGGAGGAGCTGGCCCGGCTCCTGAAGGCGGATATCGGGGCGAGCCGGCCGGTGATCGACAGCGGCTGGCTGCCGCGCGACCGGCAGATCGGATCGAGCGGACAGACCGTCGCCCCGAAGCTCTACCTGGCCTTCGGCATCTCCGGTGCGATCCAGCATCTGGTCGGCATGAAGGGCTCCGCCTGCATCGTGGCGGTGAACAAGGATGCCGGGGCGCCGATCTTCAAGATCGCGAGCTACGGCATCGTCGGCGATCTCCACGAGGTGATCCCGGCGATGGTGGCGGCGCTCAAGGAGGCGTGA
- a CDS encoding ExbD/TolR family protein, which produces MAFLGSTGGFTQDDDSILSEINITPLVDVMLVLLIIFMVTAPMLHQGIEVALPKAEAPPLPVRGEDPVVLSINREGLIYLKDRPIHPTKLVEVLTPMLRGRANETVFLKGDRDTPYGKVIDVLDTLHRGGIGKVGMVTEKPEPKRQ; this is translated from the coding sequence ATGGCCTTCCTGGGCTCGACCGGCGGGTTCACCCAGGACGACGACTCGATCCTCTCGGAGATCAACATCACTCCCCTGGTGGATGTGATGCTGGTTCTGCTGATCATCTTCATGGTGACCGCACCCATGCTGCACCAGGGGATCGAGGTCGCGCTGCCGAAGGCGGAGGCGCCGCCGCTGCCGGTCCGCGGCGAGGATCCGGTGGTGCTGTCGATCAACCGCGAAGGCCTCATCTACCTCAAGGACCGCCCGATCCACCCGACCAAACTGGTCGAAGTTCTGACCCCGATGCTGCGCGGCCGCGCCAACGAGACCGTCTTTCTCAAGGGCGACCGCGACACCCCTTACGGCAAGGTCATCGACGTCCTCGACACGTTGCATCGCGGCGGCATCGGCAAGGTGGGCATGGTCACCGAGAAACCGGAGCCCAAACGGCAGTGA
- a CDS encoding electron transfer flavoprotein subunit beta/FixA family protein has translation MKIAVCIKQVPDTEARLRVAKDGRWIDEEDLPFAINESDEVALEEALQIAEKQGGEVIVFSLGPERVREALRKALALGAGRAVHLRHEAFAGGDAFATGRALAAAIRREACDLVITGSQSDDNGFGVTGTIVAGLLEWPHAWLVMGVEVEDGARTLKVTREMESGLSEVFRVALPAVLEVQAGLNHPRYASLKGIMAAKKKEIAELSPADLGLSDPEVGLAGSRLEVLSVGFPESAVGAQILSGDGAASELISKLKNEARVI, from the coding sequence ATGAAAATTGCCGTCTGCATCAAACAGGTTCCGGACACCGAGGCGCGCCTGCGGGTCGCCAAGGATGGCCGCTGGATCGACGAGGAAGATCTGCCGTTCGCCATCAACGAGAGCGACGAAGTCGCCCTCGAGGAGGCGTTGCAGATCGCCGAGAAGCAGGGTGGGGAGGTCATCGTCTTCAGTCTCGGGCCGGAGCGGGTGCGCGAAGCGCTGCGCAAGGCACTCGCCCTCGGCGCCGGACGGGCCGTGCATCTGCGTCACGAGGCGTTCGCGGGCGGCGATGCCTTCGCCACCGGGCGCGCACTCGCGGCAGCGATCCGGCGCGAAGCCTGCGACCTGGTGATCACCGGTTCGCAGTCGGACGACAACGGCTTCGGAGTCACCGGCACGATCGTCGCCGGCCTGCTCGAGTGGCCGCACGCCTGGCTCGTCATGGGGGTCGAGGTCGAGGACGGAGCGCGTACCCTCAAGGTGACGCGCGAGATGGAGAGCGGGCTCTCCGAGGTCTTCCGGGTCGCCCTGCCGGCGGTGCTGGAGGTGCAGGCGGGTCTCAACCACCCTCGCTACGCCTCCCTCAAGGGAATCATGGCGGCGAAGAAGAAGGAGATCGCGGAGCTCTCGCCCGCCGATCTCGGTCTCTCCGATCCTGAAGTGGGGCTCGCGGGCTCCCGGCTGGAGGTTCTCTCGGTCGGGTTCCCGGAGTCCGCGGTGGGGGCGCAGATCCTGAGCGGTGACGGCGCCGCCAGCGAGCTGATCTCGAAGCTGAAGAACGAAGCGAGGGTGATCTGA
- a CDS encoding LptF/LptG family permease, which yields MRPLFARLDRYVLREIIGPLGLGFLVYTFILLLQFLFASAEMIIRRGLPAPIVGQLVLYSLPNIVVLTIPMSLLLGVLVGVGRLASDSELVALRSTGMSIYRLLRPVLALSALLTVVNGLLMVYLLPQGNRAVSRLYLDILTRTVAQQVEPRVFYNEWQGKVLYIFEASARNEEWKGVFLADAVPSERQEVIVARRGKLLVEDEGERVVLQLADAIKHSFDFHSPKRYETSRHETLRIVLRDRFLSTEKARMASRRGPRELELAELRKLSRDISATPEQRRLARVGVHKMFAIPAACLVMGLISLPLGFTNRHGGRSSGFAISIGVIVAYYVLLSQGEDAARLGKLSPGFAIWLPDLLLLAIGLVLLGVRNRDRGILPRRLQRFLGAKWASVKRRRSAWSKRRTARPDEDRRPGLAATTVLSRGSGGTPASPNGVAGAGAHDATSAARPRRRVVLRLPRLRLRFPNILDRYVLRRLGEVLALVWISAIAISSIADLTGNIDDILKNQPPARIVLQYYKYQSLQTAYDIAPIAVLIATLITFSLLSRTSEVIALRSLGMSLHRVALPAVAGAAGVAMLCAFLQLQVLPASNQKVEEANNIIKGRTQPRSVRRADQQWLLGQGRFIYNYLNFDPKSSSLQRLQVFDFDEKHQLVARLLAANAQYTPKGWAVSDGWARTFEGLNERSFRSFTTPVAVDLEESPDYFEAEVRRPREMGFTELRAYVREVRESGQAVPALEVALQDRVAFPFASLVMSLVALPFAFRLERKGALYGLGLAIVLGIFFLAVFAFFRTLGQVGTFPAVIAAWSPNVLFALLSGYLFLGVKS from the coding sequence GTGAGACCTCTGTTTGCCCGGCTCGACCGCTACGTCCTCAGGGAGATCATCGGTCCGCTCGGGCTGGGCTTTTTAGTCTACACGTTCATCCTGCTGCTCCAGTTCCTCTTTGCTTCGGCGGAGATGATCATCCGCCGGGGCCTTCCGGCCCCGATCGTCGGCCAGCTCGTGCTCTATTCGCTGCCCAACATCGTCGTCCTGACGATTCCGATGTCGCTCCTCCTGGGGGTCCTGGTGGGAGTCGGACGGCTGGCCTCCGACAGCGAGCTCGTCGCCCTGCGCTCCACCGGCATGTCCATCTACCGCCTGCTGCGCCCGGTCCTCGCGCTGTCCGCCCTCCTGACGGTCGTCAACGGGCTCCTGATGGTCTACCTGCTGCCGCAGGGAAATCGCGCCGTCTCCCGCCTCTACCTCGACATCCTCACGCGCACCGTCGCCCAGCAGGTCGAGCCGCGGGTGTTCTACAACGAGTGGCAGGGGAAGGTCCTCTACATCTTCGAGGCTTCGGCCCGCAACGAGGAATGGAAGGGCGTCTTCCTCGCCGATGCCGTTCCCAGCGAGCGCCAGGAGGTCATCGTCGCCCGCCGCGGCAAGCTCCTCGTCGAAGACGAAGGGGAGCGCGTCGTGCTCCAGCTCGCGGACGCGATCAAGCACAGTTTCGACTTCCACTCGCCGAAACGCTACGAAACCAGCCGCCACGAGACGCTGCGCATCGTTCTGCGCGACCGCTTCCTCTCGACAGAGAAGGCGCGCATGGCCTCCCGCCGGGGGCCGCGCGAGCTCGAGCTCGCGGAGCTCCGGAAGCTCTCCCGCGACATCTCGGCCACGCCCGAGCAGCGTCGCCTCGCCCGCGTCGGGGTGCACAAGATGTTCGCCATCCCCGCCGCCTGTCTGGTCATGGGCCTGATCTCCCTGCCTCTCGGTTTCACCAACCGGCACGGCGGGAGATCGTCCGGCTTCGCCATCTCGATCGGAGTGATCGTCGCCTACTACGTGCTGCTCTCCCAGGGCGAGGACGCGGCCAGGCTGGGCAAGCTCTCTCCGGGATTCGCGATCTGGCTTCCCGACCTCCTCCTGCTCGCCATCGGTCTCGTCCTGCTGGGAGTGCGCAATCGCGACCGCGGCATCCTCCCCCGCCGCCTCCAGCGCTTCCTCGGCGCGAAATGGGCGAGTGTGAAGCGGCGGCGATCGGCCTGGTCGAAGCGTCGGACCGCAAGGCCGGACGAGGATCGCCGGCCGGGCCTCGCCGCGACCACCGTCCTTTCGCGCGGCTCCGGCGGCACCCCTGCGAGCCCGAACGGCGTCGCCGGCGCCGGGGCTCACGATGCGACGTCGGCGGCGCGCCCCCGACGTCGTGTCGTGCTGCGCCTGCCGCGCCTTCGGCTGCGCTTCCCGAACATCCTCGATCGCTATGTCCTGCGGCGGCTCGGCGAGGTCCTGGCCCTGGTCTGGATCTCGGCGATCGCCATCAGCTCGATCGCCGACTTGACCGGCAATATCGACGACATTCTCAAGAACCAGCCGCCGGCCAGGATCGTGCTGCAGTACTACAAGTACCAGTCGCTGCAGACCGCCTACGACATCGCTCCGATCGCCGTACTGATCGCCACTCTGATCACCTTCAGCCTGCTCTCGCGCACCAGCGAGGTGATCGCGCTGCGCTCGCTCGGAATGAGCCTGCACCGCGTCGCGCTGCCGGCGGTCGCTGGCGCCGCCGGAGTCGCGATGCTCTGCGCCTTTCTGCAGCTCCAGGTGCTGCCGGCGTCGAACCAGAAGGTCGAGGAGGCGAACAACATCATCAAGGGGCGAACGCAGCCCCGATCGGTCCGGCGGGCCGACCAGCAGTGGCTCCTCGGCCAGGGAAGGTTCATCTACAACTACCTGAACTTCGATCCGAAATCGTCGTCGCTGCAACGTCTGCAGGTCTTCGACTTCGACGAGAAACACCAGCTGGTGGCGCGACTGCTGGCCGCGAACGCCCAGTACACGCCGAAGGGCTGGGCGGTTTCCGACGGTTGGGCGCGCACCTTCGAGGGCCTGAACGAGCGCTCCTTCCGCAGCTTCACCACGCCCGTCGCGGTGGACCTCGAAGAGAGCCCCGACTACTTCGAAGCCGAAGTTCGCCGGCCGAGGGAGATGGGGTTCACCGAGCTGCGCGCCTACGTGCGCGAGGTGCGGGAGAGCGGGCAGGCCGTGCCGGCGCTCGAGGTCGCGCTGCAGGATCGCGTCGCCTTCCCCTTCGCTTCACTGGTCATGTCGCTCGTCGCCCTGCCGTTCGCGTTCCGGCTGGAGAGGAAGGGCGCCCTCTACGGGCTGGGTCTGGCGATCGTCCTGGGGATCTTCTTCCTGGCGGTCTTCGCCTTCTTCCGCACTCTGGGCCAGGTCGGTACGTTCCCCGCCGTCATCGCGGCCTGGAGCCCCAATGTCCTCTTCGCGCTGCTTTCGGGATACCTCTTCCTCGGCGTGAAGAGCTGA
- the metK gene encoding methionine adenosyltransferase has product MSSRDASLFTSESVTEGHPDKICDQISDAILDDVLRQDPMGRVACETLVATGLVVLAGEITTTGYVNFSEVARKAIRDIGYTEPGLGFDFESCGVVSAVGSQSPDIAQGVDTGGAGDQGLMFGFACRETPQLMPLPIMLAHALTRRLSEARRGGELAWLRPDGKSQVTVEYVDGKPTRVQAVVVSTQHGPEVSHAEICSEVIAKIIHPVVPAAYLDDRTQYHVNPTGKFVIGGPHGDSGLTGRKIIVDTYGGYGRHGGGAFSGKDPTKVDRSACYMARYIAKNLVAAGLADKVEVQLAYAIGVAEPVSVRVDTFGTAVVSEEKIERLVRNEFKLKPRDIIATLDLRRPIYQATAAFGHFGREEPGFTWERVDRAAELRAAAGVGGAVPVAAV; this is encoded by the coding sequence ATGAGCAGCCGCGACGCCAGCCTGTTTACTTCAGAATCGGTCACCGAAGGGCACCCGGACAAGATCTGCGATCAGATCTCCGACGCCATTCTCGACGATGTCCTGCGGCAGGATCCGATGGGTCGCGTCGCCTGCGAGACTCTCGTCGCGACCGGACTCGTCGTGCTCGCGGGCGAGATCACGACCACCGGCTACGTGAACTTCTCGGAAGTGGCCCGCAAGGCGATCCGCGATATCGGCTATACCGAGCCCGGACTCGGGTTCGACTTCGAAAGCTGCGGCGTGGTGAGCGCCGTCGGCAGCCAGTCGCCGGATATCGCCCAGGGTGTCGACACGGGCGGCGCTGGCGACCAGGGCCTCATGTTCGGTTTTGCCTGCCGCGAGACGCCGCAGCTGATGCCCTTGCCGATCATGCTGGCGCACGCCCTCACCCGCAGACTCTCGGAAGCTCGACGCGGCGGTGAGCTCGCCTGGCTCCGACCGGACGGCAAGAGCCAGGTGACCGTGGAGTACGTCGACGGCAAACCGACCCGCGTCCAGGCGGTCGTGGTCTCGACCCAGCACGGGCCCGAGGTGTCGCACGCGGAGATCTGCAGCGAGGTCATCGCCAAGATCATCCACCCCGTCGTTCCGGCGGCCTATCTCGACGACCGCACCCAGTACCACGTCAACCCGACCGGGAAGTTCGTCATCGGCGGACCGCACGGCGACTCGGGGCTGACCGGCCGCAAGATCATCGTCGACACCTACGGCGGCTATGGCCGGCACGGTGGCGGCGCTTTTTCCGGCAAGGATCCGACGAAGGTCGATCGCTCGGCCTGCTACATGGCGCGGTACATCGCCAAGAATCTCGTCGCTGCCGGTCTCGCGGACAAAGTGGAAGTGCAGCTCGCTTATGCGATCGGCGTCGCGGAGCCGGTGTCGGTGCGGGTCGACACGTTCGGTACCGCGGTCGTCTCCGAAGAGAAGATCGAGCGTCTGGTGCGCAACGAGTTCAAGCTCAAGCCGCGCGACATCATCGCAACGCTCGACCTGCGCCGACCGATCTACCAGGCGACGGCGGCCTTCGGCCATTTCGGCCGCGAGGAGCCCGGCTTCACCTGGGAGAGGGTCGACCGCGCCGCCGAGCTGCGCGCCGCCGCCGGGGTGGGCGGAGCCGTGCCGGTCGCGGCCGTCTGA
- the polX gene encoding DNA polymerase/3'-5' exonuclease PolX, with the protein MHRTQIAALLREVAVLLELRGENPFRCRAFANGARAIEGMAEDPLDLFEAGTLGEVRGIGPGLVAGIAEIVLTGSLALLAELRAEFPAGVRDLLRIPGLGPKRLHVLLKDLQIDSPAALERACREGRVAALPGFGAKSQEKLLQGLGSLQRFGERHLQPAARGAAEELALHLRAHPAVADVVIAGSLRRGCETIGDLDLLVSVGASDRSAVVEHFLAAPSVLQPIEQGVTKAAVVVAGGLRADLRLVERDEMPAALLHFTGSKEHNVQLRSRAKGYGWTLNEYGLHEGETRFALDSESAIYGKLGLSFLPPETREGMGEIELAEAGAIPALVELADLRGTLHVHTDWSDGIATLETMALAAGNLGWEYLGIADHSRAAAYARGLDAARVRRQWEEIDRWNAAGRKPWLFKGTECDILADGALDFDDELLLGFDYVVASVHSRFNLSREAMTARWVRAASHPCVTFLGHPTGRLLLVREPYDVDLDRVLQAARENGAIPELNANPHRLDLDWRQLRLWLAGGGTTSIHPDAHSPHGLTDVQYGIGIARKALAVPGQVLNCRPVGELRDYFDARRERARGLLGRGGPGV; encoded by the coding sequence ATCCACCGCACGCAGATCGCCGCACTGCTGCGTGAGGTCGCCGTCCTCCTCGAGCTGCGGGGAGAGAATCCGTTCCGCTGCCGCGCGTTTGCCAACGGCGCGCGCGCCATCGAGGGGATGGCCGAGGATCCGTTGGACCTCTTCGAGGCCGGCACGCTCGGCGAGGTGCGCGGCATCGGTCCGGGTCTGGTCGCCGGCATCGCGGAGATCGTTCTCACCGGTTCGCTCGCCCTCCTCGCCGAGCTGCGGGCCGAGTTCCCGGCCGGAGTGCGGGACCTCCTGCGGATTCCGGGGCTCGGGCCGAAACGGTTGCACGTTCTCCTCAAGGATCTTCAGATCGACTCCCCGGCGGCGCTCGAACGCGCCTGCCGGGAGGGCCGCGTCGCGGCCCTCCCGGGGTTCGGCGCCAAGAGTCAGGAGAAGCTCCTGCAGGGACTGGGAAGCCTGCAGCGCTTCGGCGAACGGCATCTTCAACCGGCAGCGCGGGGGGCGGCGGAGGAGCTCGCGCTACACCTCCGCGCCCATCCGGCGGTCGCCGACGTCGTGATCGCGGGCAGTCTGCGGCGCGGTTGCGAGACCATTGGCGACCTCGACCTGCTGGTCAGTGTTGGCGCTTCGGACCGCTCGGCCGTCGTCGAGCACTTCCTTGCCGCACCGTCGGTACTGCAGCCGATCGAGCAGGGTGTCACGAAGGCTGCCGTGGTCGTCGCCGGCGGCCTGCGGGCGGACCTGCGCCTGGTGGAACGCGACGAAATGCCCGCGGCCCTGCTGCACTTCACCGGCAGCAAGGAGCACAACGTCCAGCTGCGCTCGCGCGCCAAGGGGTACGGCTGGACGCTCAACGAGTACGGGCTCCACGAGGGCGAGACCCGCTTCGCGCTCGACTCGGAGAGCGCCATCTACGGCAAGCTCGGTCTGTCCTTTCTGCCGCCCGAGACCCGCGAGGGGATGGGGGAGATCGAGCTCGCGGAAGCCGGTGCGATCCCGGCGCTCGTCGAGCTCGCGGATCTGCGCGGCACGCTGCATGTGCACACTGACTGGAGCGACGGCATCGCCACGCTCGAGACGATGGCGCTGGCGGCGGGCAACCTGGGTTGGGAGTACCTGGGCATCGCCGACCACTCGCGCGCCGCGGCCTATGCGCGCGGACTCGACGCCGCCCGCGTGCGGCGGCAGTGGGAAGAGATCGACCGCTGGAACGCCGCTGGCCGGAAGCCATGGCTGTTCAAGGGTACGGAATGCGACATCCTGGCCGACGGCGCGCTCGACTTCGACGACGAGCTCCTGCTCGGCTTCGACTATGTCGTCGCCTCGGTCCACAGCCGGTTCAACCTCTCGCGCGAAGCGATGACCGCGCGCTGGGTGCGCGCCGCGTCGCATCCGTGCGTGACCTTCCTCGGGCACCCGACCGGGCGTCTGCTGCTCGTTCGCGAACCGTACGACGTCGATCTCGACCGGGTGCTGCAGGCGGCGCGCGAGAACGGGGCCATTCCGGAGCTCAACGCCAACCCGCACCGGCTGGATCTCGACTGGCGCCAGCTCCGGCTCTGGCTCGCCGGTGGTGGCACGACCTCCATCCATCCCGACGCCCATTCGCCGCATGGGCTGACCGACGTGCAATACGGGATCGGAATCGCCCGCAAGGCGCTGGCCGTTCCCGGCCAGGTGCTCAACTGCCGGCCGGTGGGGGAGCTCCGCGACTACTTCGACGCTCGCCGGGAACGGGCGCGAGGACTCCTGGGTAGAGGCGGTCCGGGAGTCTGA